One region of Glutamicibacter sp. B1 genomic DNA includes:
- a CDS encoding MetQ/NlpA family ABC transporter substrate-binding protein, with amino-acid sequence MALSRRTFLSFTAGSAAILALTSCGLAGGQAAGSDDKTIKVIVTESAPSQEPTKIAQKLLAEKGWTLEATYVTDIVQPNHVVSNGEYDANFFQHGAYLEQFKKDQNVDVEPAFYMYSSPAGVYSKKYDDIKDLPDGATIALPVDTANNGRALALLDKAGVLKVTEGKSVIHLSQNDILENPKNFKFVEVDQQSLSKTLPDVDAGFLFARLGAEIGLNPSDALLFEEEEDALPYINIIGAKPGFTDTEKGKALEEAYHSDEVREWYANYLDGALGTPWDRDLEADFATWNK; translated from the coding sequence ATGGCACTATCTCGTCGTACCTTCTTAAGCTTCACTGCCGGCTCCGCGGCAATCCTGGCGCTGACATCTTGCGGCCTTGCTGGTGGCCAAGCCGCTGGCTCAGACGACAAGACCATCAAGGTTATTGTTACCGAGTCCGCCCCGTCGCAGGAACCAACCAAAATCGCGCAGAAGCTTCTGGCAGAAAAGGGCTGGACTCTTGAAGCCACTTACGTCACCGACATCGTGCAGCCAAACCACGTAGTGTCCAACGGCGAATACGATGCCAACTTCTTCCAGCACGGCGCCTACCTTGAACAGTTCAAGAAGGACCAGAACGTGGATGTGGAGCCTGCCTTCTACATGTACAGCTCACCAGCAGGCGTCTACTCGAAGAAATACGATGACATCAAAGACTTGCCCGATGGTGCCACCATCGCCCTGCCAGTTGACACTGCAAACAACGGCCGCGCTTTGGCTTTGCTGGACAAAGCTGGGGTGTTGAAAGTGACCGAGGGCAAGAGCGTGATCCACTTGTCGCAGAATGACATTCTGGAGAACCCGAAGAACTTCAAATTTGTTGAAGTAGATCAGCAGTCATTGTCCAAGACTCTCCCCGACGTAGACGCAGGATTCCTCTTCGCCCGCCTTGGAGCCGAAATTGGGCTCAACCCCAGTGACGCGTTGCTGTTCGAAGAGGAAGAAGACGCCCTTCCTTACATCAACATCATCGGTGCAAAGCCCGGATTCACCGACACCGAAAAGGGTAAAGCCCTTGAAGAGGCGTACCACTCTGATGAGGTGCGTGAATGGTATGCAAACTACCTTGATGGCGCTTTGGGCACCCCGTGGGATCGCGACCTAGAAGCGGATTTCGCGACCTGGAACAAGTAA
- a CDS encoding bifunctional metallophosphatase/5'-nucleotidase has protein sequence MSAFRQMRKLSLASLATLSLAATGATMAQATPTAEPTSTTSPAAADSVTLDLVGINDFHGRIAADRSSAGAAVLAGAVDQLRSENENTLFLSAGDNIGASTFASASQEDAPTIDALGAAGLDVSVVGNHEFDKGFDDLTSRVIDRYASATGQAGEDFALGANVYKAGTKTPALKEYAIREVGGLSVGFIGTVTEDVPSLVSPSGISGLDFGSEVEAANRVADQLSDGDDSNGEADVIVLLTHNGSASTDCSAIASETTAYGDLIRKASGNIDAIFSGHTHSTYDCAIAGPDGERPVIQSHQYGTTLGKVSLEVDPSTGDVIQASSERLPLANESADGEWTANYEANPTVAKIVDEAEKEAEVVGSVKVGEISEDILRGGDTPGSDRGVESTLGNTVADIHLWATSNEDFAGEPAQIAFMNAGGLRADLLYGEDGTVTYQSAAEVQPFANTLITFNLTGAQIREALEQQWQPAGSERSKLQLGVSEGLSYTYIDDAPAGKHIQEITFNGEPLDESATFRVAANAFLATGGDNFTAFGEGTDHTDSGQVDLDATVNFFKAHDVVSPSPLGRAIVAGTDWATVELDATEVKAGDTVGVTVSGLEEGAQISASAFDGAVEVTDVPAADASGTTTFQLPVDSSVEPGDYQLVISQVQREDIATDFSVIAADSEEPVPSPTEDDQSPSAEPSESESESESPAPTTDSDPSTSPTADSDDDSKDNSSDDSKQQDNENLADTGFSASWIGIAAGIVVLAGIVLLLIRRFGNKAGH, from the coding sequence ATGTCTGCATTTAGGCAGATGAGAAAACTCAGCCTCGCCTCCTTGGCTACGCTCTCACTGGCGGCCACCGGCGCCACCATGGCTCAGGCAACGCCTACCGCCGAGCCCACTAGCACTACTTCCCCAGCTGCAGCAGATTCAGTGACCCTGGATCTTGTCGGCATTAATGACTTCCACGGTCGCATTGCCGCGGATCGATCATCAGCTGGCGCAGCCGTTCTGGCCGGTGCAGTTGACCAGTTGCGCTCCGAGAATGAAAACACGCTGTTCCTCTCGGCCGGCGATAATATCGGTGCTTCGACCTTTGCTTCCGCTTCTCAAGAGGATGCTCCAACCATCGATGCACTCGGCGCAGCTGGCCTCGATGTTTCGGTCGTAGGTAACCACGAGTTCGATAAGGGCTTCGACGACCTGACCTCTCGGGTCATCGACCGCTACGCTTCAGCCACCGGCCAGGCCGGTGAAGATTTTGCACTAGGCGCCAACGTCTACAAGGCAGGCACCAAAACTCCTGCACTCAAGGAGTACGCAATTCGTGAAGTCGGCGGACTCTCCGTAGGCTTTATCGGCACCGTCACCGAAGACGTTCCATCCTTGGTCTCCCCTAGCGGAATCTCCGGTTTGGACTTCGGTAGTGAAGTTGAGGCTGCAAATCGCGTGGCAGATCAGCTCAGCGACGGCGACGACTCAAACGGCGAAGCCGATGTCATCGTACTGCTCACCCACAATGGCTCAGCCAGCACCGACTGCTCAGCCATCGCATCAGAAACCACCGCTTACGGCGACTTGATTCGCAAGGCCAGCGGTAACATCGACGCGATCTTCTCCGGTCACACCCACTCTACTTACGACTGCGCTATTGCCGGTCCTGACGGCGAGCGCCCAGTGATCCAGTCGCATCAGTACGGAACCACCCTGGGCAAGGTTAGCCTCGAAGTTGACCCAAGCACTGGTGATGTCATTCAGGCTTCCAGCGAGCGCCTGCCACTTGCTAACGAATCAGCAGACGGCGAGTGGACCGCGAATTACGAAGCAAACCCAACCGTGGCAAAGATTGTCGATGAGGCTGAAAAAGAAGCCGAAGTTGTCGGCAGCGTCAAGGTTGGCGAGATCTCCGAAGATATCTTGCGCGGTGGCGACACCCCAGGTTCTGACCGTGGTGTTGAATCGACCCTGGGCAATACCGTCGCAGATATCCACCTGTGGGCAACCTCCAATGAAGACTTCGCTGGCGAACCAGCTCAGATTGCGTTCATGAACGCCGGCGGCCTGCGCGCTGACCTGCTCTACGGCGAAGATGGAACGGTCACTTATCAGTCTGCAGCAGAGGTCCAGCCTTTCGCTAACACGCTGATCACTTTCAACCTCACCGGCGCCCAGATCCGCGAAGCACTTGAGCAGCAGTGGCAGCCAGCAGGTTCGGAGCGTAGCAAGCTACAGCTTGGTGTTTCTGAAGGCCTGTCCTACACCTACATCGACGATGCACCAGCGGGTAAGCACATTCAGGAGATCACCTTCAACGGTGAGCCGTTGGATGAGTCAGCTACCTTCCGCGTTGCTGCCAATGCCTTCTTGGCTACCGGTGGCGATAACTTCACCGCCTTTGGTGAGGGCACCGACCACACCGATTCGGGTCAGGTTGACCTGGATGCGACCGTGAACTTCTTCAAGGCTCACGACGTAGTCTCACCATCCCCACTGGGTCGCGCAATCGTTGCCGGCACTGACTGGGCCACCGTAGAACTGGATGCCACTGAGGTCAAGGCCGGCGATACCGTGGGTGTCACGGTTTCCGGTTTGGAAGAAGGAGCACAGATTTCGGCTTCCGCATTTGACGGCGCAGTTGAGGTCACCGACGTGCCTGCAGCAGATGCTTCGGGCACCACGACCTTCCAGCTACCAGTGGATAGCTCGGTAGAGCCTGGTGACTACCAGCTGGTGATCTCGCAGGTACAGCGCGAAGATATTGCCACGGACTTCTCGGTTATCGCCGCTGATTCTGAGGAACCAGTTCCATCGCCTACCGAAGACGATCAGTCGCCATCCGCTGAGCCTTCTGAGTCGGAGTCCGAGTCAGAATCCCCAGCACCAACCACTGATTCGGATCCAAGCACCTCCCCGACTGCAGATTCTGACGATGATTCAAAGGACAATTCCTCAGATGATTCGAAGCAGCAGGATAACGAAAACTTGGCAGACACCGGTTTCAGCGCCAGCTGGATCGGTATCGCTGCAGGCATCGTTGTTCTCGCCGGAATCGTCTTGCTTCTGATTCGCCGTTTCGGCAACAAGGCCGGTCACTAG
- a CDS encoding putative quinol monooxygenase, with translation MYFIVVKYQVKPENTENFMDHVAEFTQATRAEEGNLWFDWSVSVEDPNEFVLVEAFRDDEAAAAHVNSAHFAAGIESMRPLLVSTPKIVSRKVDGEDWDTMGELVID, from the coding sequence ATGTACTTCATCGTTGTTAAATATCAGGTAAAGCCAGAAAACACCGAAAACTTCATGGACCACGTTGCAGAGTTCACCCAGGCCACCCGTGCCGAAGAAGGGAACCTCTGGTTCGATTGGTCCGTGAGCGTGGAAGACCCTAATGAGTTCGTACTCGTTGAAGCCTTCCGCGATGACGAGGCAGCTGCTGCCCACGTAAACTCCGCACACTTCGCCGCTGGTATTGAATCCATGCGTCCGTTGTTGGTTTCCACCCCGAAGATCGTCTCACGCAAGGTGGACGGCGAAGACTGGGACACCATGGGCGAGCTCGTGATCGACTAG
- a CDS encoding MmcQ/YjbR family DNA-binding protein, with the protein MTNHDSQETLEQQWAQLCLSMPCSFADYPFGPESTVFKVHGKDKSKSKMFGLLMNVRGELVLNLKCEPALADQQRSEHPEITPGYHMNKKHWNSIRAGLDQDFLRELVEDSYDLVVEGMPRRDKEYIRLQDTISQAVLD; encoded by the coding sequence ATGACTAACCACGACAGCCAAGAAACACTAGAGCAACAATGGGCACAATTGTGCTTGAGTATGCCCTGCTCTTTTGCAGATTATCCTTTCGGACCAGAGAGTACAGTCTTTAAGGTCCACGGTAAGGACAAGAGCAAGTCCAAGATGTTCGGCCTACTCATGAATGTTCGAGGCGAGCTGGTTCTTAATCTGAAGTGTGAACCAGCATTGGCAGATCAGCAGCGTAGCGAACATCCGGAAATCACGCCGGGTTATCACATGAACAAAAAGCACTGGAACTCGATCCGTGCGGGACTCGACCAGGATTTTCTGCGAGAGCTGGTTGAAGATTCTTATGATCTTGTGGTTGAGGGCATGCCTCGACGGGATAAAGAATACATTCGTTTGCAAGACACTATTAGCCAAGCCGTCCTAGACTAG
- a CDS encoding HNH endonuclease family protein has translation MRLLRRTASIALIAGSLVLTGCSTLDSIEQDRIPDAQADTTHNSAEQRATYADSLKLLADIDIKGRAPKTGYEREKFSKGWKDPDHNGCDARNDILARDLENVKYKSASKPCVVLSGTFHDPYTNTTIKFVRGQKTSTAVQIDHVVALSDAWQKGAQSWDQETRLEFANDPLNLMASDGPTNAAKGDKDAASWLPPNKNFRCEYVSRQTQVKAKYGAWMTKAEHDAIERILKACA, from the coding sequence ATGCGCCTGCTGCGTCGCACCGCCTCAATAGCACTCATCGCCGGTTCTCTTGTCCTCACCGGATGCTCAACCCTCGATTCCATCGAGCAAGATCGCATTCCAGACGCACAGGCTGACACCACCCATAACAGCGCGGAGCAACGCGCCACCTATGCGGACTCGCTTAAACTTCTCGCCGACATCGATATCAAGGGTCGCGCCCCGAAGACTGGTTATGAACGAGAAAAGTTCAGCAAGGGCTGGAAAGATCCGGACCACAATGGTTGCGACGCCCGCAACGACATTTTGGCCCGTGACTTAGAAAACGTGAAGTACAAGTCAGCGTCAAAACCATGCGTGGTACTTAGCGGAACTTTCCATGACCCGTACACCAACACCACCATCAAGTTTGTTCGAGGCCAGAAAACCAGCACCGCGGTTCAGATTGACCATGTTGTTGCACTCTCGGATGCATGGCAAAAGGGAGCACAAAGCTGGGATCAGGAAACCCGTTTGGAATTTGCCAACGACCCGCTAAATCTCATGGCTTCGGACGGGCCGACCAATGCAGCTAAGGGCGACAAGGACGCTGCTTCTTGGCTTCCTCCCAACAAGAATTTCCGCTGCGAATACGTATCGCGCCAGACGCAGGTCAAGGCAAAGTATGGCGCCTGGATGACCAAAGCCGAACACGACGCCATTGAGCGCATCCTGAAAGCTTGCGCATAG
- a CDS encoding 3-oxoacyl-ACP reductase yields MSTDTQTTTHPISLPLEEQVVLITGGARGLGAAISNAFLGAGAKVVINYNTSAQAAEELVARYPQHALAIQADVRDEAGLKAMVAEAKEHFDAPVTTLVNNALVDFSFNGDARSTADAISSEELSAQFAGSVLAPVAAIQSVLPGMREVGFGRIINIGTNLFQHPVVPYHDYTATKAALLSLTRTFADDLGPEGINVNMVSGGLLRTTDASAATPEAVFDLIASGTPLRRVTTPEELSDAVLFFASPLSRGVTGQNLIVDGGLVKG; encoded by the coding sequence ATGAGCACGGACACTCAAACAACGACCCACCCTATTTCCCTGCCATTGGAAGAACAAGTAGTTCTGATCACCGGCGGTGCCCGGGGACTTGGCGCAGCCATCAGCAATGCTTTCCTCGGTGCTGGCGCGAAAGTTGTAATCAACTACAACACCTCGGCGCAGGCCGCTGAAGAGCTCGTTGCGCGTTATCCGCAGCATGCCCTCGCTATTCAGGCCGATGTCCGTGACGAAGCAGGACTGAAGGCAATGGTTGCTGAAGCGAAGGAACACTTCGACGCGCCAGTAACAACACTGGTGAATAACGCCTTGGTAGATTTCTCCTTTAATGGAGATGCCCGTTCCACCGCGGACGCCATTTCGTCCGAGGAACTCAGTGCACAATTTGCTGGCTCGGTGCTGGCCCCGGTGGCCGCCATTCAATCCGTACTTCCAGGAATGCGTGAAGTTGGTTTTGGACGCATCATCAATATCGGAACCAATCTGTTCCAGCACCCAGTGGTTCCCTACCATGACTACACGGCTACCAAGGCAGCGTTATTGTCCTTGACGCGAACCTTTGCCGATGACCTTGGGCCGGAAGGAATCAACGTCAACATGGTCTCCGGTGGACTATTGCGTACCACGGATGCTTCAGCAGCGACTCCGGAAGCAGTATTTGACCTGATTGCTTCAGGAACCCCCTTGCGTCGAGTGACCACTCCCGAAGAATTATCCGATGCCGTGCTGTTCTTTGCTTCCCCGCTCTCTCGTGGTGTGACGGGACAGAACCTGATTGTTGATGGCGGGTTGGTGAAAGGTTGA
- a CDS encoding methionine ABC transporter permease, translating to MNFTSVVLATSNGSAATFNFDRIVELAPEIWVAMAQTFAMLLVAIPIAILLGTPLGIWLYSMSPNGLRPRPRVHRIVDGLVNTIRSFPFLILLIAIIPFTRFVVGTTIGTAAVIVPLTINAIPYFARFVEQNISQLGNGVVEAAQAMGASRGQIIREVLLVEAKPALLSSITIMTVSFISYSAMAGLVGGGGIGDFAIRYGYYRYETGVMLLAIVLMILLVHAVQFIGTRLSRAADKR from the coding sequence ATGAACTTCACTTCAGTAGTGCTAGCCACGAGCAACGGCAGCGCAGCAACTTTCAATTTTGACCGGATCGTCGAACTAGCCCCAGAAATCTGGGTGGCTATGGCTCAGACTTTCGCGATGTTGTTGGTGGCGATCCCTATAGCCATTCTCTTGGGAACCCCACTGGGCATCTGGCTCTATTCAATGTCTCCCAACGGTTTGCGTCCACGACCACGTGTGCACCGAATCGTTGACGGGCTAGTCAATACGATCCGTTCCTTCCCTTTCCTCATCCTGCTCATTGCTATCATTCCGTTCACCCGATTTGTGGTGGGCACAACTATTGGTACGGCTGCGGTGATCGTGCCACTGACCATCAACGCGATCCCATATTTCGCTCGCTTTGTTGAACAGAACATTAGCCAGTTGGGCAACGGCGTGGTTGAAGCAGCTCAGGCGATGGGCGCGAGCCGAGGTCAGATCATCCGGGAAGTGCTCTTGGTTGAAGCTAAACCTGCGTTGCTGTCTTCCATCACCATCATGACCGTCAGCTTCATCTCGTACTCAGCCATGGCCGGTCTGGTCGGTGGTGGTGGTATCGGTGACTTCGCCATCCGCTACGGCTACTACCGATACGAAACCGGAGTCATGTTGCTGGCTATTGTTCTGATGATCTTGCTGGTTCATGCTGTGCAATTCATTGGCACCCGGCTATCGCGCGCCGCTGACAAGCGCTAA
- a CDS encoding CoA-binding protein: MENNHVNDPQVIRRLLITPGRWAVVGLTNNPMRVAPSIARFLRDELSMQIIPVSLDAQSVMGEQGYAQLADIPGPIDVVDCFVNSSKVGDIVDQAINIGAKAVWMQLGVIDQEAAQRAKDAGLDVVMNTCPKIEYPFR, encoded by the coding sequence ATGGAGAACAATCACGTCAATGATCCGCAGGTGATTCGTCGTCTTTTGATCACCCCGGGGCGTTGGGCCGTAGTGGGCCTGACCAATAATCCAATGCGTGTGGCACCGAGTATTGCCCGATTCCTCCGTGACGAACTCTCCATGCAGATCATTCCGGTGTCACTGGATGCGCAGAGTGTCATGGGGGAGCAGGGGTACGCGCAGTTGGCCGACATTCCTGGTCCCATCGATGTGGTTGACTGTTTTGTGAATTCTTCAAAAGTTGGCGACATTGTTGATCAAGCCATCAACATTGGGGCCAAGGCAGTGTGGATGCAATTGGGCGTCATCGATCAGGAAGCCGCGCAACGTGCCAAAGACGCTGGGTTGGATGTAGTGATGAATACCTGCCCGAAAATTGAATACCCATTTCGGTAA
- a CDS encoding NtaA/DmoA family FMN-dependent monooxygenase (This protein belongs to a clade of FMN-dependent monooxygenases, within a broader family of flavin-dependent oxidoreductases, the luciferase-like monooxygenase (LMM) family, some of whose members use coenzyme F420 rather than FMN.): MATFQERPRLLLSAFLMNTSSHILGGMWRHPEAQQHRFNELGLWVDLAKKLEDAKFDALFFADVVGLYGDHEGGWASHVRKGLQVPSHDPLVLLSALAAGTKDIGLAMTSSVIQSHPFQFARQISTLDHLSQGRVAWNIVTSVLENAHRNFGGKDLVAHDDRYGWAEEYVEAAYKLWEGSWEDDALLADKQSGVYADPSKVNKINHRGDFYSIDGPHLALPSAQRTPFLFQAGSSARGSQFAATHAEATFLFAPHAQYVAKKNAQLIENLAAAGRNREDIKVFAGLSFVVGSTEAEAKALEAEYDEYLDLDAIIAHIGGGLGVDLGGLDLDTPLGQIHTEGAQGVLEAVKASVPGGNPTLKDLAHYRAKAQQIVGTPESIVDELEQWQDAGIDGLNIMNHVLPGSYDNFIEGVLPELRRRGLAQSEYEQGSLRQKVFGRGDYLPENHPASQYRGAFSQLSAANTEAAAQLQS, from the coding sequence ATGGCAACTTTCCAAGAACGTCCACGTTTGCTGCTCTCAGCATTCTTGATGAACACCTCTAGCCATATCCTTGGCGGAATGTGGCGTCATCCCGAAGCCCAACAGCACCGTTTTAATGAACTGGGCTTGTGGGTGGATCTGGCGAAAAAACTAGAAGACGCAAAATTTGATGCGTTGTTCTTTGCCGATGTTGTTGGCCTGTATGGAGACCATGAAGGTGGTTGGGCCTCGCATGTGCGCAAGGGATTACAGGTTCCTAGCCATGACCCGCTGGTCCTGCTATCCGCACTGGCGGCTGGAACCAAGGACATTGGATTGGCCATGACCAGCTCCGTCATTCAGAGCCACCCATTCCAGTTTGCACGACAGATTTCTACCCTCGATCACCTGTCACAGGGTCGTGTGGCATGGAATATCGTCACCAGCGTGCTGGAAAACGCTCACCGTAATTTTGGTGGCAAAGACTTAGTTGCCCACGATGATCGTTATGGTTGGGCCGAAGAATATGTTGAAGCCGCTTACAAACTTTGGGAAGGGTCGTGGGAAGACGACGCCCTGCTTGCAGATAAACAGTCTGGTGTTTATGCGGATCCGAGCAAGGTCAATAAGATCAACCATCGTGGGGACTTCTATTCCATCGACGGGCCACACCTTGCTCTACCTAGCGCGCAACGTACTCCGTTCCTCTTCCAAGCAGGCTCTTCGGCACGTGGTTCGCAATTCGCGGCAACCCATGCCGAGGCGACTTTCCTCTTTGCTCCGCATGCACAGTATGTTGCCAAGAAGAATGCGCAGCTGATCGAGAACCTAGCTGCCGCGGGACGCAACCGTGAAGACATCAAGGTCTTTGCTGGTTTGTCCTTTGTCGTGGGATCCACCGAGGCTGAAGCTAAGGCGTTGGAGGCAGAATACGACGAATATCTGGACCTGGATGCGATTATTGCGCACATCGGTGGTGGGCTGGGTGTTGATCTTGGTGGCTTGGATCTAGATACCCCATTGGGGCAGATTCACACCGAGGGTGCTCAGGGTGTACTTGAAGCTGTTAAGGCTTCGGTCCCTGGCGGCAACCCGACGCTGAAGGATCTGGCCCACTATCGCGCGAAAGCTCAACAGATCGTGGGTACCCCGGAAAGCATCGTAGATGAATTAGAACAGTGGCAGGATGCGGGAATTGATGGCTTGAACATCATGAATCACGTGTTGCCAGGATCTTATGACAACTTCATCGAGGGTGTACTTCCAGAACTGCGTCGCCGTGGGCTGGCGCAAAGCGAATACGAGCAGGGAAGCCTGCGTCAGAAGGTCTTTGGGCGAGGGGATTACCTGCCAGAGAATCATCCGGCGTCCCAATACCGGGGTGCTTTTTCTCAGCTGAGCGCAGCGAATACTGAGGCCGCGGCTCAACTGCAAAGCTAG
- a CDS encoding acyl-CoA dehydrogenase family protein: protein MTTIATAATESRYQELLDRFGSVFAKIAEGAREREQNRILPFEQVQWLKEAGFTTLRVPESHGGTPISHEHLFRSLIELAAADSNVAHLLRSHFSFVETISLQPQEFQDRWFPKVLQGQIFGNAATERGGNALGTTNTKLVKTDDGWVLRGEKYYTTGSIFADWVVVMATTEGVEGRQYAIVDRNAPGVQILDDWDGFGQPLTGTGTAIFTDVPVESENIIQRKVASTLEPAFFQLCLLSVLVGIGKAARNEAASIVAQRTRTFNTGSGSLFKDDPQIQELVGRLAANVFAAESIVITAARELDAALDPQLGLDPDAAYLRAELAVQQAHVATPKLILDATSELFDVTGASAVSTSKSLDRFWRNARTVATHNPVAFKARSVGDYFINGTIPTGLNSIGEAKAGK, encoded by the coding sequence ATGACGACTATTGCTACGGCAGCAACCGAAAGCCGATATCAGGAACTTCTAGATCGCTTCGGTTCAGTCTTCGCCAAGATTGCTGAAGGCGCCCGCGAACGCGAACAAAACCGCATTCTGCCCTTCGAACAGGTGCAGTGGCTTAAAGAGGCAGGATTCACGACCCTGCGAGTGCCAGAAAGCCATGGTGGAACCCCGATCAGCCACGAGCACCTATTCCGTTCGCTCATTGAGCTTGCTGCGGCAGATTCAAACGTTGCCCACCTGTTGCGTAGTCACTTCTCCTTTGTTGAAACGATCTCCCTGCAGCCACAAGAATTCCAGGATCGCTGGTTCCCGAAAGTGCTGCAAGGACAGATCTTCGGTAATGCTGCGACTGAACGTGGTGGCAATGCCTTGGGCACCACCAATACCAAGCTGGTGAAGACGGACGACGGCTGGGTTCTGCGTGGCGAAAAGTACTACACCACCGGCTCGATTTTTGCTGACTGGGTCGTGGTGATGGCAACGACCGAAGGCGTTGAAGGTCGCCAGTACGCGATCGTTGACCGCAATGCCCCAGGGGTGCAGATTCTTGATGACTGGGACGGTTTTGGTCAGCCACTGACCGGTACCGGAACCGCCATTTTCACCGATGTGCCGGTGGAGTCAGAGAACATTATTCAGCGCAAGGTCGCATCCACCCTTGAACCTGCCTTCTTCCAACTGTGCCTGCTTTCGGTGCTGGTCGGCATCGGCAAGGCAGCCCGAAATGAAGCGGCAAGTATTGTTGCGCAGAGAACCCGCACGTTTAACACCGGTTCAGGTTCTCTGTTCAAAGATGACCCGCAGATTCAAGAACTGGTAGGGCGTCTAGCTGCGAACGTCTTCGCCGCCGAATCCATCGTTATCACCGCTGCCCGCGAACTTGATGCGGCCCTTGATCCGCAGCTGGGACTGGACCCGGACGCCGCTTATTTGCGGGCAGAGCTCGCAGTCCAGCAAGCCCACGTGGCTACGCCCAAGTTGATCTTGGATGCTACCAGTGAGCTATTTGACGTCACCGGAGCTTCAGCGGTGTCAACCTCGAAATCATTGGACCGGTTCTGGCGCAACGCACGAACGGTCGCCACCCACAACCCGGTGGCTTTCAAAGCTCGCTCCGTGGGTGACTACTTCATCAACGGCACCATCCCGACAGGACTGAATTCCATCGGTGAAGCGAAGGCAGGCAAATAA